The Panicum hallii strain FIL2 chromosome 9, PHallii_v3.1, whole genome shotgun sequence genome has a window encoding:
- the LOC112874888 gene encoding uncharacterized protein LOC112874888 isoform X2: MVLYRISSNKDPGAGRGESLSMKEHTALLLEKKLLDLPKLLDVCAIYEHDNNKLTSSLVTNAINVQPNVLDGINIVIPQFLGIFHTMHDRCMTSLQVLTSTGSIDNGYIQLHKDFLEVLDFINDAIVTLDSFVGAYQPAALLFCTNFEMSYGVEELLNTLSRLYDSLLPSLLQGFKVISKSQSNGLASPDSMLSDTALGIRMLSKRTVRFGWRLLHYCYLNDQLKEHDAQSSTKMFPANVEDPIIRGDILVQTLKDINREATNSSQLNHGNTFLQSLESEFQLMSQVDNIRNKGWMYMDDEQFQFISRLCGSTHSWNSIPDLPVSSHGGELQQRDEEMAMVESKISQIRDLFPDYGKGFLAACLEAYNLNPEEVIQRILEGTLHQDLLALDTSLEEMPQKKAPTAVKDKGKGILVETAPQITAKPHKVAQARYIVQDGPSSAASSAPQGSSSAISSAPQGPSSAVSSEFQGSSSAISSVSQGPSSAVSSEFQGSSAMSSVSSVPQGRFTRKANDDLPDTAILDSKNAKDAVRSVILDSQYEYEDEYDDSFDDLGFSVVESSFEETDGANDTDTLSHGPRWSSQKKPQFYVKDGKNYSYKVAGSVAVSSAREAAVLRQTQKDTIYGLGRGGNVPFGVPSRQHIDVEEAEVHVANNYGRGDSNPRGRGRRGGRGQGNPLEENENPSGQGYGRAGRRGGWNQGSMAEENGNPNGQQGFGRGGRRGGSNQRSLAEEDDANSLGRQQGFGRGARRGRNHDRPAEDSEDPDPAEGFARGGPAPRGGDPGRGGGRNHHRRDRAMKKHMQGLTGL; the protein is encoded by the exons ATGGTCCTCTACCGCAT ATCCTCAAACAAGGATCCTGGAGCAGGTCGTGGTGAGTCCCTTAGTATGAAGGAGCATACAG CCCTTCTGCTGGAGAAAAAATTGCTTGATCTGCCAAAATTGTTGGATGTATGTGCTATATATGAGCATGACAACAACAAGTTAACAAGTTCACTG GTTACAAATGCTATTAATGTGCAGCCAAATGTCTTGGATGGCATTAATATTGTCATTCCCCAGTTCCTTGGCATTTTCCACACGATGCATGATAGGTGCATGACGTCTTTACAG GTGCTCACTTCAACAGGATCAATTGATAATGGATATATTCAACTTCATAAAGATTTCTTGGAG GTGTTAGATTTTATAAATGATGCAATTGTTACTCTGGATTCCTTTGTTGGTGCTTATCAACCTGCTGCTTTGTTGTTCTGTACTAATTTTGAAATGAG CTATGGTGTTGAGGAATTACTGAATACCCTTTCAAGATTGTATGATTCATTGTTACCATCATTACTTCAGGGTTTTAAAGTTATATCCAAGTCCCAGAGCAATGGATTGGCATCACCTGACAGCATGCTTAGTGACACTGCTCTTGGTATAAGGATGTTATCAAAGAGAACAGTCAGATTTGGTTGGAGATTGTTGCACTACTGCTATTTAAATGATCAACTTAAGGAGCATGATGCTCAATCTTCTACTAAGATGTTTCCAGCTAATGTTGAAGACCCTATTATCAGGGGAGATATCTTGGTTCAAACACTCAAAGATATAAACAGAGAAGCCACTAACTCTTCTCAACTGAACCATGGAAATACTTTCCTCCAATCACTTGAAAGTGAATTTCAGTTAATGAGCCAGGTTGACAACATTCGGAACAAAG GATGGATGTACATGGATGATGAGCAGTTCCAGTTCATATCACGTTTGTGTGGATCTACTCACAGTTGGAATAGTATACCTGATTTGCCAGTCTCTTCTCATGGTGGTGAATTACAACAAAGGGATGAGGAAATGGCGATGGTTGAGTCCAAGATTAGTCAGATAAGGGACCTTTTCCCTGATTATGGGAAGGGTTTCCTTGCTGCTTGCCTGGAAGCCTACAACCTGAACCCTGAGGAAGTTATCCAAAGGATATTAGAAGGAACACTTCATCAAGATCTTCTAGCTCTGGATACATCATTAGAAGAGATGCCACAGAAAAAGGCACCAACTGCTGTAAAAGATAAAGGAAAGGGCATATTGGTGGAGACTGCGCCTCAAATTACAGCAAAACCCCATAAAGTTGCTCAGGCACGTTACATTGTTCAAGATGGCCCATCTTCTGCAGCTTCATCAGCACCCCAGGGCTCATCTTCTGCAATTTCATCAGCACCACAGGGCCCATCTTCTGCAGTTTCTTCAGAATTTCAGGGATCATCTTCTGCAATTTCATCTGTATCACAGGGCCCATCTTCTGCAGTTTCATCAGAATTCCAGGGATCATCTGCAATGTCATCTGTATCATCTGTCCCACAAGGTAGATTTACGAGGAAGGCCAATGATGATTTGCCTGACACTGCAATTCTGGACTCGAAAAATGCTAAAGATGCTGTTAGATCTGTTATCCTTGACTCCCAATATGAATATGAGGACGAGTATGATGATTCATTTGATGATCTTGGCTTCAGTGTGGTAGAGTCAAGTTTTGAGGAAACTGATGGTGCCAATGACACTGATACTTTATCACACGGGCCAAGATGGAGTTCACAGAAGAAACCGCAGTTCTATGTCAAGGACGGGAAGAATTACAGTTATAAGGTTGCTGGTTCAGTTGCTGTATCCAGTGCTCGAGAAGCAGCTGTCTTAAGGCAAACTCAAAAAGATACAATCTATGGTCTTGGCCGTGGTGGAAATGTTCCTTTTGGTGTTCCCAGTAGGCAACATATAGATGTGGAGGAAGCGGAGGTTCATGTTGCAAACAACTACGGCAGAGGAGATTCAAATCCCCGTGGCCGAGGAAGAAGGGGTGGCAGGGGTCAAGGCAACCCTCTAGAGGAGAATGagaaccccagtggacaaggcTATGGCCGCGCTGGTAGAAGAGGGGGCTGGAATCAAGGCAGCATGGCTGAGGAAAATGGGAACCCTAATGGTCAACAAGGATTTGGCCGTGGTGGTAGAAGAGGGGGTTCCAATCAGCGCAGTCTAGCTGAGGAAGATGACGCTAACTCCCTAGGCAGACAACAAGGTTTTGGCCGCGGTGCAAGACGGGGAAGGAACCATGACCGTCCTGCAGAGGACAGCGAAGATCCTGATCCAGCAGAAGGCTTTGCTCGAGGTGGGCCAGCGCCCCGGGGTGGCGACCCTGGTAGGGGAGGTGGCCGGAATCATCACAGGAGAGATCGGGCAATGAAGAAGCATATGCAAGGATTGACAGGGCTGTAG
- the LOC112874888 gene encoding uncharacterized protein LOC112874888 isoform X1 produces the protein MSSAPPSHQSKPSQHRRQHHNPGPRQPPPQQRYVHKSASPAAPKPSPPSQPSLTTALRSSTASSSASGSGRGTSGRVGGPAADRFVAYLPHDEAVAAGLGGLDAHESQTVVDLLNDALAALLRAKPRELWRQVAQNTSLHDFLDSYLQFRHRWYDLPHRSPKRAVAGLVVGELELCRRVFMVLYRISSNKDPGAGRGESLSMKEHTALLLEKKLLDLPKLLDVCAIYEHDNNKLTSSLVTNAINVQPNVLDGINIVIPQFLGIFHTMHDRCMTSLQVLTSTGSIDNGYIQLHKDFLEVLDFINDAIVTLDSFVGAYQPAALLFCTNFEMSYGVEELLNTLSRLYDSLLPSLLQGFKVISKSQSNGLASPDSMLSDTALGIRMLSKRTVRFGWRLLHYCYLNDQLKEHDAQSSTKMFPANVEDPIIRGDILVQTLKDINREATNSSQLNHGNTFLQSLESEFQLMSQVDNIRNKGWMYMDDEQFQFISRLCGSTHSWNSIPDLPVSSHGGELQQRDEEMAMVESKISQIRDLFPDYGKGFLAACLEAYNLNPEEVIQRILEGTLHQDLLALDTSLEEMPQKKAPTAVKDKGKGILVETAPQITAKPHKVAQARYIVQDGPSSAASSAPQGSSSAISSAPQGPSSAVSSEFQGSSSAISSVSQGPSSAVSSEFQGSSAMSSVSSVPQGRFTRKANDDLPDTAILDSKNAKDAVRSVILDSQYEYEDEYDDSFDDLGFSVVESSFEETDGANDTDTLSHGPRWSSQKKPQFYVKDGKNYSYKVAGSVAVSSAREAAVLRQTQKDTIYGLGRGGNVPFGVPSRQHIDVEEAEVHVANNYGRGDSNPRGRGRRGGRGQGNPLEENENPSGQGYGRAGRRGGWNQGSMAEENGNPNGQQGFGRGGRRGGSNQRSLAEEDDANSLGRQQGFGRGARRGRNHDRPAEDSEDPDPAEGFARGGPAPRGGDPGRGGGRNHHRRDRAMKKHMQGLTGL, from the exons ATGTCGTCCGCGCCGCCCTCTCACCAATCCAAACCCTCCCAACACCGCCGCCAGCACCACAACCCCGGACCAAggcagccgccgccgcagcagcggtACGTCCACAAATCCGCCTCCCCCGCGGCCCCAAAACCTTCGCCCCCTTCCCAGCCATCGCTCACCACTGCGCTCCGATCGTCGACCGCCTCGTCCTCCGCGTCCGGCTCTGGCAGGGGCACCAGCGGCAGGGTTGGTGGCCCGGCGGCTGATAGATTCGTCGCGTACCTGCCGCATGACGAGGCCGTCGCGGCGGGGCTCGGCGGCCTTGACGCCCATGAGTCGCAGACCGTCGTCGACCTCCTCAACGATGCGCTCGCCGCGCTCCTCCGGGCCAAACCTCGAGAGCTCTGGCGCCAGG TGGCACAGAATACTTCTTTGCATGATTTCCTGGATAGTTACCTACAATTCAGGCACCGGTGGTATGATTTGCCACACCGGAGCCCAAAGAGGGCAGTAGCAGGTTTGGTTGTTGGGGAGCTTGAGCTTTGCCGTCGTGTCTTTATGGTCCTCTACCGCAT ATCCTCAAACAAGGATCCTGGAGCAGGTCGTGGTGAGTCCCTTAGTATGAAGGAGCATACAG CCCTTCTGCTGGAGAAAAAATTGCTTGATCTGCCAAAATTGTTGGATGTATGTGCTATATATGAGCATGACAACAACAAGTTAACAAGTTCACTG GTTACAAATGCTATTAATGTGCAGCCAAATGTCTTGGATGGCATTAATATTGTCATTCCCCAGTTCCTTGGCATTTTCCACACGATGCATGATAGGTGCATGACGTCTTTACAG GTGCTCACTTCAACAGGATCAATTGATAATGGATATATTCAACTTCATAAAGATTTCTTGGAG GTGTTAGATTTTATAAATGATGCAATTGTTACTCTGGATTCCTTTGTTGGTGCTTATCAACCTGCTGCTTTGTTGTTCTGTACTAATTTTGAAATGAG CTATGGTGTTGAGGAATTACTGAATACCCTTTCAAGATTGTATGATTCATTGTTACCATCATTACTTCAGGGTTTTAAAGTTATATCCAAGTCCCAGAGCAATGGATTGGCATCACCTGACAGCATGCTTAGTGACACTGCTCTTGGTATAAGGATGTTATCAAAGAGAACAGTCAGATTTGGTTGGAGATTGTTGCACTACTGCTATTTAAATGATCAACTTAAGGAGCATGATGCTCAATCTTCTACTAAGATGTTTCCAGCTAATGTTGAAGACCCTATTATCAGGGGAGATATCTTGGTTCAAACACTCAAAGATATAAACAGAGAAGCCACTAACTCTTCTCAACTGAACCATGGAAATACTTTCCTCCAATCACTTGAAAGTGAATTTCAGTTAATGAGCCAGGTTGACAACATTCGGAACAAAG GATGGATGTACATGGATGATGAGCAGTTCCAGTTCATATCACGTTTGTGTGGATCTACTCACAGTTGGAATAGTATACCTGATTTGCCAGTCTCTTCTCATGGTGGTGAATTACAACAAAGGGATGAGGAAATGGCGATGGTTGAGTCCAAGATTAGTCAGATAAGGGACCTTTTCCCTGATTATGGGAAGGGTTTCCTTGCTGCTTGCCTGGAAGCCTACAACCTGAACCCTGAGGAAGTTATCCAAAGGATATTAGAAGGAACACTTCATCAAGATCTTCTAGCTCTGGATACATCATTAGAAGAGATGCCACAGAAAAAGGCACCAACTGCTGTAAAAGATAAAGGAAAGGGCATATTGGTGGAGACTGCGCCTCAAATTACAGCAAAACCCCATAAAGTTGCTCAGGCACGTTACATTGTTCAAGATGGCCCATCTTCTGCAGCTTCATCAGCACCCCAGGGCTCATCTTCTGCAATTTCATCAGCACCACAGGGCCCATCTTCTGCAGTTTCTTCAGAATTTCAGGGATCATCTTCTGCAATTTCATCTGTATCACAGGGCCCATCTTCTGCAGTTTCATCAGAATTCCAGGGATCATCTGCAATGTCATCTGTATCATCTGTCCCACAAGGTAGATTTACGAGGAAGGCCAATGATGATTTGCCTGACACTGCAATTCTGGACTCGAAAAATGCTAAAGATGCTGTTAGATCTGTTATCCTTGACTCCCAATATGAATATGAGGACGAGTATGATGATTCATTTGATGATCTTGGCTTCAGTGTGGTAGAGTCAAGTTTTGAGGAAACTGATGGTGCCAATGACACTGATACTTTATCACACGGGCCAAGATGGAGTTCACAGAAGAAACCGCAGTTCTATGTCAAGGACGGGAAGAATTACAGTTATAAGGTTGCTGGTTCAGTTGCTGTATCCAGTGCTCGAGAAGCAGCTGTCTTAAGGCAAACTCAAAAAGATACAATCTATGGTCTTGGCCGTGGTGGAAATGTTCCTTTTGGTGTTCCCAGTAGGCAACATATAGATGTGGAGGAAGCGGAGGTTCATGTTGCAAACAACTACGGCAGAGGAGATTCAAATCCCCGTGGCCGAGGAAGAAGGGGTGGCAGGGGTCAAGGCAACCCTCTAGAGGAGAATGagaaccccagtggacaaggcTATGGCCGCGCTGGTAGAAGAGGGGGCTGGAATCAAGGCAGCATGGCTGAGGAAAATGGGAACCCTAATGGTCAACAAGGATTTGGCCGTGGTGGTAGAAGAGGGGGTTCCAATCAGCGCAGTCTAGCTGAGGAAGATGACGCTAACTCCCTAGGCAGACAACAAGGTTTTGGCCGCGGTGCAAGACGGGGAAGGAACCATGACCGTCCTGCAGAGGACAGCGAAGATCCTGATCCAGCAGAAGGCTTTGCTCGAGGTGGGCCAGCGCCCCGGGGTGGCGACCCTGGTAGGGGAGGTGGCCGGAATCATCACAGGAGAGATCGGGCAATGAAGAAGCATATGCAAGGATTGACAGGGCTGTAG